The proteins below come from a single Streptomyces tubercidicus genomic window:
- a CDS encoding class I SAM-dependent methyltransferase has product MRKITGPEDWRETNRARWDERVAIHMASDFYDQDGFRRARDVLRDFEVAEVGDVTGRSLLHLQCHFGQDTLSWAHRGAARVVGLDFSEPAVDTARELAAELGYGPDRAAFVAADVYDAAEAVPDAAYDIVYTGLGALNWLPDVARWADTAASLVAPGGFLYLAEFHPLCDALDDETGSRIVHDYFSRDAWVDEVPGTYTDFGAPTVNNRSVEWQHPLGEVVSALAATGLRIDFLHEHDMTLFQRFTALSRDHDGYHRFPGDRPRIPLMYSLKASRPR; this is encoded by the coding sequence ATGCGCAAAATTACGGGCCCCGAGGACTGGCGGGAGACGAATCGTGCGAGGTGGGACGAACGCGTCGCCATCCACATGGCGAGTGATTTTTACGACCAGGACGGGTTCCGCCGGGCCCGTGACGTGCTCCGTGACTTCGAGGTCGCCGAGGTCGGCGACGTCACCGGCCGGTCCCTCCTCCACCTCCAGTGCCACTTCGGCCAGGACACCCTCTCCTGGGCCCACCGCGGCGCGGCCCGCGTCGTCGGCCTGGACTTCTCCGAACCGGCCGTCGACACCGCCCGCGAACTCGCCGCCGAACTCGGCTACGGCCCCGACCGCGCGGCATTCGTCGCCGCCGACGTCTATGACGCCGCCGAAGCCGTCCCCGACGCCGCGTACGACATCGTCTACACCGGCCTCGGCGCCCTGAACTGGCTCCCGGACGTGGCACGCTGGGCCGACACCGCCGCCTCCCTCGTCGCCCCGGGCGGCTTCCTCTACCTCGCCGAATTCCATCCGCTCTGCGACGCCCTGGACGACGAGACCGGCTCGCGCATCGTCCACGACTACTTCAGCCGCGACGCCTGGGTGGACGAAGTCCCCGGCACCTACACCGACTTCGGCGCACCGACGGTCAACAACCGCAGCGTCGAATGGCAGCACCCGCTCGGCGAGGTCGTCTCCGCCCTGGCCGCGACCGGTCTGCGCATCGACTTCCTGCACGAACACGACATGACGCTCTTCCAGCGCTTCACCGCACTGAGCCGCGACCACGACGGCTACCACCGCTTCCCCGGCGACCGCCCCCGCATCCCGCTCATGTACTCGCTGAAGGCCAGCCGCCCGCGCTGA
- a CDS encoding LCP family protein, translating to MTEWLEGPLDGNWRGGEAQAEYVGNGQNWYPGEQPPQGYPSSAHASQAYQPEVHPSQAYQPEAYLSQGYQPEAYLPQGYQPQVHQPQAYQPEAYPPQVHPSQTHPQQAYAEQPLDFDAYGTVPQAPQAPQAPQAPQAFQAPMPADPAAPAVPEVPPQPSPRLQHSRPGHGRPPLRTGPAGPGDGNTGNGRRGAGKPRRRRKLTRVLIVLATVLAVGSAGTLVWADTELNREVDLDKIPDRPAQGGGTNYLIVGSDSRVGLSDRARKNLHTGGSADAGRRTDSMILLHTGANGTTMVSLPRDSWVTIPAHIRPETGKHYRATKNKLNAAFSFGGPDLLVRTIERNTGVHIDHYTEIGFAGFVGIVNAVGGVPMCLDRDIKDKKSGADLKKGCHTLDGRTALAFVRQRHQEAKGDLGRSQNQQKFLAALAKKAATPGVLLDPGTVYPTVNAGLGTLIVDKDTGLSNLTSLFKAMKAVTEGDGKRLNVPVSDLGFETPKGSAVKWNERQAQQLFTELNNDRPVTVGQ from the coding sequence ATGACTGAATGGCTGGAGGGGCCGCTCGACGGGAACTGGCGCGGCGGCGAAGCGCAGGCGGAGTACGTCGGCAACGGGCAGAACTGGTACCCGGGCGAGCAACCGCCGCAGGGGTATCCGTCCTCTGCGCACGCGTCGCAGGCGTATCAGCCGGAGGTGCACCCGTCCCAGGCGTACCAGCCGGAGGCGTACCTGTCCCAGGGGTACCAGCCGGAGGCGTACCTGCCCCAGGGGTACCAGCCGCAGGTCCACCAGCCTCAGGCGTATCAGCCGGAGGCGTACCCGCCGCAGGTGCACCCGTCCCAGACGCACCCTCAGCAGGCGTACGCGGAACAGCCACTGGACTTCGACGCGTACGGCACCGTCCCTCAGGCACCTCAGGCACCTCAGGCACCTCAGGCACCTCAGGCATTCCAGGCCCCGATGCCCGCCGACCCCGCGGCGCCCGCCGTCCCCGAGGTGCCTCCGCAGCCCTCACCCCGCTTACAGCACAGCCGCCCCGGCCACGGGCGGCCCCCGCTCCGCACCGGCCCCGCGGGTCCGGGCGACGGCAACACCGGCAATGGCAGGCGTGGCGCGGGCAAGCCCCGCCGGCGCCGCAAGCTCACCCGGGTCCTGATCGTCCTGGCCACCGTGCTGGCCGTCGGCTCCGCGGGCACCCTCGTCTGGGCCGACACCGAGCTCAACCGCGAGGTCGACCTCGACAAGATCCCGGACCGCCCGGCGCAGGGCGGCGGCACCAACTACCTGATCGTGGGCTCCGACAGTCGCGTGGGCCTGTCCGACCGGGCCAGGAAGAACCTGCACACCGGCGGCTCGGCCGACGCGGGCCGGCGCACCGACTCCATGATCCTGCTGCACACCGGCGCCAACGGCACGACGATGGTGAGCCTGCCGCGCGACTCATGGGTGACCATCCCGGCACACATCCGCCCCGAAACCGGTAAGCACTACCGCGCGACGAAGAACAAGCTCAACGCGGCGTTCTCCTTCGGCGGCCCCGACCTGCTGGTCCGGACCATCGAGCGCAACACGGGCGTCCACATCGACCACTACACCGAGATCGGCTTCGCGGGCTTCGTCGGCATCGTGAACGCGGTCGGCGGCGTCCCGATGTGCCTGGACCGGGATATCAAGGACAAGAAGTCGGGCGCGGACCTCAAGAAGGGCTGCCATACGCTCGACGGCCGTACGGCGCTCGCCTTCGTCCGCCAGCGCCACCAGGAGGCCAAGGGCGATCTGGGCCGCAGTCAGAACCAGCAGAAGTTCCTGGCCGCGCTCGCCAAGAAGGCCGCCACCCCCGGCGTCCTGCTGGACCCGGGCACGGTCTACCCGACCGTGAACGCCGGCCTCGGCACCCTCATCGTCGACAAGGACACCGGCCTGTCGAACCTCACCTCGCTCTTCAAGGCGATGAAGGCGGTCACGGAGGGCGACGGCAAGCGCCTCAACGTCCCCGTCTCCGACCTCGGCTTCGAGACCCCCAAGGGCAGCGCGGTGAAGTGGAACGAGCGCCAGGCTCAGCAGCTCTTCACCGAGCTGAACAACGACCGGCCGGTGACGGTCGGTCAGTGA
- a CDS encoding bifunctional polysaccharide deacetylase/glycosyltransferase family 2 protein → MKRRSHRRRHAQSRDPRGHWLLLMLVLPLAFGALFFEGWTTHEVDAAKTRRDCTTPVPRAVDKGGPVVRLDGGKVKSAGVPARNVALTYDGGPDPVWTPRLLDLLHKHHVKATFFLQGAKAAQHPDLVRRIQAEGHEIGSNTYTGAVMGSASDVRARLELSMTQSALAGTAGIHTDLLRLPQTTAVDTMCGPEWKAAQRAAADGYTLVAADRWFRKPSQGVIRQFGQNDVAYHDSEKLLNNPRVEKFTTVTWGAGLPAADTPATAPERWLGTALVWIKQLGHAFVNGMTWVLGIAGTLGVLRLASLLFFARAHVRRLGRIRPGSPWLREITDPVTVLVPAYNESAGIASTVSSLLASTHRQLQIIVIDDGSTDETADIAEAIDDPRVEVIRQPNSGKAAALNTGLAHARCDIVVMVDADTVFESDAIYRLVQPLAHPAVGAVSGNTKVGNRRRLLGRWQHLEYVFGFNLDRRMFEVLECMPTVPGAIGAFRRDALMGVGGVSEDTLAEDTDLTMALWQAGWRVVYEESAIAWTEVPTSLSQLWRQRYRWCYGTLQAMWKHRRAVIEVGPAGRFGRRGLSYLTLFQVALPLLAPIVDVFALYGALFRGPVLSAGVWIGFLALQLACAGYALKLDGEPVRELWAMPLQLFVYRQLMYLVVIQSVVAFLLGTRLKWQRMQRSGTAAQHIGQPVTYESLPSP, encoded by the coding sequence GTGAAACGCCGCTCGCACCGCCGCCGGCACGCACAGTCCCGTGATCCGCGTGGTCACTGGCTGCTGCTGATGCTTGTCCTCCCCCTCGCCTTCGGCGCCCTGTTCTTCGAAGGCTGGACCACCCATGAGGTCGACGCCGCGAAGACCCGGCGCGACTGCACCACGCCGGTGCCGAGGGCGGTGGACAAGGGCGGCCCGGTGGTGCGGCTCGACGGCGGCAAGGTGAAGTCCGCCGGGGTGCCCGCCCGTAACGTCGCGCTCACCTACGACGGGGGCCCCGACCCCGTATGGACGCCACGTCTGCTCGACCTGCTGCACAAGCACCATGTCAAGGCCACCTTCTTCCTCCAGGGCGCCAAGGCCGCCCAGCACCCTGACCTGGTGCGGCGGATCCAGGCCGAGGGCCATGAGATCGGGTCGAACACCTACACCGGTGCCGTCATGGGCTCCGCCTCCGACGTCCGGGCCCGGCTGGAACTCTCCATGACGCAGAGCGCGCTGGCAGGCACCGCGGGCATCCACACCGACCTGCTGCGGCTGCCGCAGACCACCGCCGTGGACACGATGTGCGGCCCGGAGTGGAAGGCCGCCCAGCGGGCCGCCGCGGACGGCTACACCCTGGTGGCCGCCGACCGGTGGTTCCGTAAGCCGTCACAGGGCGTGATCCGGCAATTCGGCCAGAACGATGTCGCCTATCACGACTCGGAAAAGCTGCTCAACAACCCCAGAGTCGAAAAATTCACCACGGTGACATGGGGGGCCGGGCTGCCCGCCGCCGATACGCCGGCCACCGCCCCCGAGCGATGGCTGGGCACGGCCCTCGTCTGGATCAAGCAACTCGGGCACGCATTCGTGAACGGGATGACCTGGGTACTGGGCATCGCCGGCACCCTGGGCGTACTGCGGCTGGCCTCACTCCTCTTCTTCGCCCGCGCCCATGTCCGGCGGCTGGGGCGCATCCGGCCGGGCTCCCCCTGGCTGCGCGAGATCACCGACCCGGTGACCGTCCTGGTCCCCGCCTACAACGAATCGGCCGGCATCGCGTCCACCGTCAGTTCACTGCTCGCCTCCACCCACCGGCAACTACAGATCATCGTGATCGACGACGGGTCGACGGACGAGACGGCGGACATCGCCGAGGCCATCGACGACCCCCGTGTGGAGGTGATCCGCCAGCCCAACTCGGGCAAGGCGGCCGCCCTCAACACCGGTCTGGCGCACGCCCGGTGCGACATCGTGGTCATGGTCGACGCCGACACCGTCTTCGAATCGGACGCCATCTACCGGCTCGTCCAGCCGCTCGCGCACCCGGCCGTGGGCGCCGTCAGCGGCAACACCAAGGTCGGCAACCGCCGCCGCCTGCTGGGCAGATGGCAGCACCTGGAGTACGTCTTCGGGTTCAACCTCGACCGGCGGATGTTCGAGGTCCTGGAGTGCATGCCGACGGTCCCCGGCGCGATCGGCGCCTTCCGCCGGGACGCGCTGATGGGCGTCGGCGGGGTCAGCGAAGACACCCTCGCCGAGGACACCGACCTCACCATGGCCCTGTGGCAGGCGGGCTGGCGGGTGGTCTACGAGGAGTCCGCGATCGCCTGGACCGAGGTGCCCACCTCGCTGAGCCAGCTGTGGCGGCAGCGGTACCGCTGGTGCTACGGCACCCTCCAGGCCATGTGGAAGCACCGCCGCGCCGTCATCGAAGTGGGCCCGGCCGGCCGCTTCGGACGCCGCGGACTGAGCTACCTCACGCTCTTTCAGGTCGCTCTGCCGCTGCTCGCGCCGATCGTCGACGTCTTCGCCCTCTACGGGGCGTTGTTCCGCGGTCCGGTGCTCTCGGCCGGGGTGTGGATCGGTTTCCTCGCCCTCCAACTGGCCTGCGCCGGCTACGCCCTGAAGCTCGACGGCGAACCGGTGCGGGAGCTGTGGGCGATGCCGCTCCAGCTCTTCGTCTACCGGCAGTTGATGTACCTGGTGGTCATCCAGTCCGTGGTGGCCTTCCTGCTCGGCACCCGGCTGAAGTGGCAGCGCATGCAGCGCTCCGGCACCGCCGCACAGCACATCGGCCAGCCGGTCACCTACGAGAGCCTGCCGTCGCCATGA
- a CDS encoding DoxX family protein, with protein MQTIWLSGAEWFAVLRIGLGLWWLESWRHKDKKSWFAGGGITWAAGIAADHRWPVIRKSFDRFVRPHPRLMAYLVAYAELALGLGLIVGFLTPIALAAGAVLNLIYLALMIHDWAEQGQNLMMLLISLTALLAMSWQSWSVDGVWGLFL; from the coding sequence ATGCAAACGATCTGGCTCAGCGGTGCCGAGTGGTTCGCCGTCCTCCGTATCGGCCTGGGGCTGTGGTGGCTGGAGAGCTGGCGCCACAAGGACAAGAAGAGCTGGTTCGCCGGCGGCGGCATCACCTGGGCGGCCGGTATCGCCGCCGACCACCGATGGCCGGTGATCCGGAAGAGCTTCGACCGCTTCGTGCGGCCGCACCCCCGTTTGATGGCCTACCTCGTCGCCTACGCGGAGCTGGCACTCGGCCTCGGCCTGATCGTGGGCTTCCTGACACCGATAGCCCTGGCCGCCGGGGCCGTGCTCAACCTGATCTACCTCGCCCTGATGATCCACGACTGGGCGGAGCAGGGCCAGAACCTGATGATGCTGCTGATCTCCCTCACCGCCCTGCTCGCCATGAGCTGGCAGAGCTGGTCGGTGGACGGGGTGTGGGGGTTGTTCTTGTGA
- a CDS encoding amidohydrolase family protein: MISNESGTAELPKVISVDDHVIEPAHLFKTWLPKKYQDRGPKPFTAGIGELAYVGGKYRFTTDPEGQITDWWEYEGLIFPYKRIIAAVGFSRDEMTLDGITREQMRRGCWDPKARLADMDVNHVEASLCFPTFPRFCGQTFAEAEDKEVGLACVRAYNDWMVEEWCGDSGGRLIPLCLIPLWDIDLAVAEIRRNAARGVRAVTFSEIPTYLGLPSIHCGYWDPFFAACEETGTVVNMHIGSSSQMPAASPDAPPAVQASLSFNNAMASMMDFLFSGVLVKFPRLKLAYSEGQMGWIPYALERADDVWEEHRAWGGVKDLIPEPPSFYYYRQIFCCFFRDRHGVDAIETVGVNNATFETDYPHVDSTWPHTKQVAAEHMAGLSDEVTYKLLRGNAIRMLELPFDQG, translated from the coding sequence GTGATCAGCAACGAGAGCGGCACGGCGGAGCTTCCCAAGGTCATCAGCGTGGATGATCACGTGATCGAGCCCGCGCACCTCTTCAAGACCTGGCTTCCGAAGAAGTACCAGGACCGGGGCCCGAAGCCCTTCACCGCAGGAATCGGCGAGCTGGCGTATGTCGGCGGGAAGTACCGCTTCACGACGGACCCCGAGGGGCAGATCACGGACTGGTGGGAGTACGAGGGGCTGATCTTCCCGTACAAGCGCATCATTGCCGCCGTGGGCTTCTCCCGCGACGAGATGACGCTGGACGGGATCACCCGGGAACAGATGCGGCGCGGATGCTGGGACCCCAAGGCCCGGCTGGCGGACATGGACGTCAACCACGTGGAGGCGTCGCTCTGCTTCCCGACGTTCCCGCGCTTCTGCGGGCAGACCTTCGCCGAGGCCGAGGACAAGGAGGTCGGGCTGGCCTGCGTACGGGCGTACAACGACTGGATGGTGGAGGAGTGGTGCGGGGACAGCGGGGGACGGCTGATTCCGCTGTGCCTCATCCCGCTGTGGGACATCGATCTGGCCGTCGCCGAGATCCGGCGCAATGCCGCGCGCGGGGTGCGCGCGGTGACCTTCAGCGAGATTCCCACGTACCTCGGGCTGCCGTCCATCCACTGCGGGTACTGGGACCCGTTCTTCGCCGCGTGCGAGGAGACCGGCACGGTCGTCAACATGCACATCGGCTCGTCGTCCCAGATGCCGGCGGCCTCCCCGGACGCACCTCCGGCCGTGCAGGCGTCCCTGAGCTTCAACAACGCGATGGCCTCGATGATGGACTTCCTCTTCAGTGGCGTCCTCGTGAAGTTCCCGCGGCTCAAACTCGCCTACAGCGAGGGCCAGATGGGGTGGATCCCGTACGCCCTGGAGCGCGCCGATGACGTCTGGGAGGAGCACCGGGCGTGGGGCGGGGTGAAGGACCTGATCCCCGAGCCGCCGTCCTTCTACTACTACCGGCAGATCTTCTGCTGCTTCTTCCGTGACCGGCACGGCGTCGACGCGATCGAGACCGTGGGCGTCAACAACGCCACCTTCGAGACGGACTACCCGCACGTCGACTCGACCTGGCCGCACACCAAGCAGGTGGCGGCCGAGCACATGGCGGGCCTTTCCGACGAGGTGACGTACAAACTCCTGCGCGGCAACGCCATCCGGATGCTGGAACTCCCCTTCGACCAGGGCTGA
- a CDS encoding TetR/AcrR family transcriptional regulator, which yields MERAERADRILDAAGELLLAWGYRRVTIDEIARRANVGKGTVYLHWKTKDSLFLAVMLKAQFRMHQRQLARLRADPLEILPSRMMSRHFLEFQAEPVLRAVYTDDGDILGRLHETARKEFAELIVQGDRNLRHHLEVLREHGLLRDDTDVQHQQYALLATSTGFFLSEALLADRAPESAEVRAEILAHTIRSALEVPAGALPHTGSDPVSGPGPDAAAARMRAAAAAAAPEIIAVYKQFAALCAQEMRRQIRD from the coding sequence GTGGAACGAGCGGAGCGCGCGGACCGCATCCTGGACGCGGCAGGGGAGTTGCTGCTCGCCTGGGGCTACCGGCGGGTGACGATCGACGAGATCGCCCGCCGCGCCAACGTCGGCAAGGGCACGGTCTATCTGCACTGGAAGACCAAGGACTCCCTGTTCCTCGCCGTCATGCTGAAGGCTCAATTCCGAATGCATCAGCGGCAGTTGGCGCGTCTGCGGGCAGACCCGCTGGAGATTCTGCCGAGCCGGATGATGAGTCGGCACTTCCTCGAATTCCAGGCCGAACCGGTATTGCGCGCGGTCTACACCGACGACGGCGATATCCTCGGCCGGCTCCACGAGACCGCCCGGAAGGAGTTCGCGGAGCTGATCGTTCAGGGCGACCGGAATCTGCGCCACCATCTGGAAGTCCTCCGCGAGCACGGTCTGCTGCGCGACGACACCGACGTACAACACCAGCAATACGCCTTGTTGGCGACATCCACCGGCTTTTTCCTTTCCGAGGCGCTGCTGGCCGACCGCGCCCCGGAAAGCGCGGAGGTACGCGCCGAAATCCTCGCCCACACCATCCGAAGCGCGCTGGAGGTGCCGGCCGGCGCCCTCCCGCACACCGGCTCCGACCCGGTCTCCGGCCCCGGACCGGACGCCGCTGCCGCCCGTATGCGCGCCGCCGCGGCTGCGGCCGCTCCCGAGATCATCGCCGTCTACAAGCAGTTCGCCGCACTCTGCGCACAGGAGATGCGCCGGCAGATACGTGACTGA
- a CDS encoding cytochrome P450 family protein has translation MSAISSSPFAAHVGKHPGEPNVMDPALITDPFGGYGALREQGPVLPGRFMDDSPVWLVTRFEEVRQVLRDQRFLNNPAASSPGHSIDESPTARLLDMMGMPEHFRPYLMGSILNNDAPDHTRLRRLVSRAFTARKITDLRPRVEQLADELLARLPEHAEDGVVDLIKHFAYPLPITVICELVGIPEADRPQWRKWGADLVSLQPERLSTSFPAMIEHIHELIRERRGALTDDLLSELIRTHDDDGSRLSDVEMVTMVLTVVLAGHETTAHLIGNGTAALLTHPDQLRLVKDDPELLPRAVHELLRWCGPGQMTQLRYASEDVEIAGTPIRKGDAVQLILVSANFDPRHYTAPERLDLTRHPAGHAENHVGFGHGMHYCLGATLAKQEGEVAFGKLFTHYPELSLAVAPDELERTPVPGSWRLDSLPVRLG, from the coding sequence ATGTCGGCAATATCCAGCTCCCCGTTCGCCGCACACGTCGGAAAGCATCCCGGCGAGCCGAATGTGATGGACCCGGCGCTGATCACCGACCCGTTCGGCGGCTACGGCGCACTGCGTGAGCAAGGCCCCGTCCTACCGGGCCGGTTCATGGACGACTCACCCGTCTGGCTCGTGACGCGCTTCGAAGAGGTCCGCCAAGTCCTGCGCGATCAGCGGTTCCTGAACAACCCGGCCGCGTCGTCACCGGGGCATTCGATCGACGAGAGCCCCACGGCCAGGCTGCTGGACATGATGGGGATGCCCGAACATTTCCGGCCGTATCTGATGGGGTCGATCCTCAACAACGACGCCCCCGACCACACCCGGCTGCGCCGTCTGGTGTCACGCGCGTTCACGGCACGCAAGATCACCGATCTGCGGCCGCGGGTCGAGCAGCTCGCCGACGAGCTGCTGGCCCGGCTTCCCGAGCACGCCGAGGACGGTGTGGTCGACCTGATCAAGCACTTCGCCTATCCCCTGCCGATCACCGTGATCTGCGAACTGGTCGGCATCCCGGAAGCGGACCGCCCGCAATGGCGGAAGTGGGGCGCCGACCTCGTTTCGCTGCAGCCGGAGCGGCTCAGCACCTCGTTCCCGGCGATGATCGAGCACATCCATGAACTGATCCGCGAGCGGCGCGGCGCGCTCACCGACGATCTGCTCAGCGAGCTGATCCGTACCCATGACGACGACGGCAGCCGGCTCAGCGACGTCGAGATGGTCACCATGGTCCTCACCGTCGTCCTGGCCGGCCACGAGACCACCGCCCACCTGATAGGCAACGGCACGGCGGCGCTGCTCACCCACCCCGACCAGCTGCGCCTGGTCAAGGACGACCCGGAGCTGCTTCCGCGTGCCGTCCACGAGCTGCTGCGCTGGTGCGGGCCGGGCCAGATGACCCAGCTGCGGTACGCCTCCGAGGATGTCGAGATCGCCGGGACGCCGATCCGTAAGGGCGACGCCGTACAACTCATCCTGGTATCGGCGAACTTCGACCCCCGCCACTACACCGCCCCCGAACGCCTCGACCTGACCCGCCACCCCGCCGGCCACGCCGAGAACCATGTGGGCTTCGGCCACGGAATGCACTACTGCCTGGGCGCCACCCTCGCCAAACAGGAGGGCGAAGTCGCGTTCGGCAAGCTCTTCACGCACTACCCGGAGCTGTCGCTGGCCGTCGCACCGGACGAGTTGGAGCGAACGCCGGTGCCCGGCAGCTGGCGGTTGGATTCGCTGCCGGTGCGGTTGGGGTGA